The following proteins are co-located in the bacterium genome:
- a CDS encoding TonB family protein: MGRMTLAGIALMVAAAASGVAAAGDDGGVARILAAAKAGNAEAQGKAGALYFAGQGVPRNLDKALTMLSSAARAGDASARRALGFACADADDTPIFGSEFGRLYEAAARGDAPAALKLAGAFRSGLCVGPDNDWTTYWYRRAAALGAECATSELARLAAGEAPREADGPIIVVGNVQAPTPLFKAPAEYPKKARKEGVEGRVIFQTMIDEKGVVQRVQILRPLPLLAAAAVSAARRWRFWPAVLCGRPVKVLFTQVIAFKLDQPATTAEPPAPAAP, encoded by the coding sequence ACGGCGGGGTCGCCCGGATCCTCGCGGCGGCCAAGGCGGGGAATGCGGAAGCGCAGGGCAAGGCCGGGGCGCTCTACTTCGCGGGGCAAGGCGTCCCGCGCAATCTCGACAAGGCGCTGACGATGCTGTCGTCCGCGGCGCGCGCCGGGGACGCCTCGGCGCGGCGGGCGCTCGGCTTCGCCTGCGCCGACGCCGACGACACGCCGATCTTCGGCTCTGAGTTCGGCCGGCTGTACGAGGCCGCGGCGCGCGGCGACGCGCCGGCGGCGTTGAAACTCGCGGGGGCGTTCCGCTCCGGCCTCTGCGTCGGCCCGGACAACGACTGGACGACCTACTGGTACCGTCGCGCCGCGGCGCTCGGCGCGGAGTGCGCGACGTCCGAGCTGGCGCGCCTCGCCGCGGGCGAGGCGCCCCGCGAGGCCGACGGCCCGATTATCGTCGTGGGGAACGTTCAGGCGCCGACGCCGCTCTTCAAGGCGCCCGCCGAGTATCCGAAGAAGGCGCGCAAGGAAGGCGTCGAGGGGCGCGTGATCTTCCAAACGATGATCGACGAGAAGGGGGTCGTGCAGCGGGTGCAGATCCTGCGCCCGCTGCCCCTCCTCGCCGCCGCCGCCGTTTCCGCGGCGCGCCGCTGGCGCTTCTGGCCGGCCGTCCTCTGCGGCCGGCCCGTCAAGGTGCTCTTCACCCAGGTCATCGCCTTCAAGCTCGACCAGCCGGCGACGACCGCCGAACCGCCCGCGCCCGCGGCGCCCTGA